The region CATCCGCGTCATGTTCACAACGAAACCGCTCCAGCAGTGGGGCGTCGGACGGGAGTTCCGCCGGCGCATCAAGAACACGTTCGACGAGAAGGGCATCGAGATCCCGTTCCCGCACACGACGCTCTATCTCGGCGAGGGCTCCCCGATGGACAACAGGATCCGGGTCGCGCTTTCGAGGGACGAGCCACCGAACGCCACAGGGTCGGAGCAGCAGGAAGAGCCGCCGGACACTGGAGAGTCGGAGCAACCTGAGGAGCCGCCCGCTCGGAACGACGGGTAGCGCGCGGCGCAGTGCGGGGGTCCGGCACCGCCCGGCTCCCGGGAGAGGCCCATGTTCTCGAAGATACTGATCGCTGTCGACGGCTCGCATCACGCCGACGCCGCCGTCGAAGCGGGAATCGAGCTCTCGAAGGCCGGTGACGCCGGGGTGACTCTCTGCCACGTCTCCAGCATCCCCGAGCAGTACCGCGCAGACCTCGCCGACCAGATCGAGGAGGCTCTTCTCGATGAGGGGAGGAAGATCCTCGAACACGCGCGAAGGGTCGCGGTGGAGGCCGGAGCCGAGCCGGAGACCCGGCTCGTCGAGCGTCAGCATCCGGCCGAGGCGATCGTCGCCCTCGCGTCAGAGATCGAGGCGGATCTGATCGTCGTGGGCGTCAGGGGGAAGACGACCGACGCGTTGCGGTCGATCGGTTCGGTCAGCCAGGCCGTCGCCCAGGAGGCGGAGTGCTCGGTGCTGCTGGTGCGCTAGCTGGAAGCCGCCGTGAGGCGAGGACCGTCTAGAAGGCCCCGGCCGCGATCGTCTCGAGCGACGAGAGGAACTCGTAGACCTCGTGGGGGTTCCTGACGTAGAGCGAAGCGTGGCTCGGCCGCGGGCGCTCCGACACGAGGATTCCGAAGGCGCCGGGAGGCTCCTCCTCGTGCTCCTCGGCCTGCGGGATGTACCACGGGGTGACATCCTCGCCGCCGCCGTCCCAGGAGACGACCGCCTCGAAGGCATCCTCGTCAGTCACATCGTCGCCCATCGAGATGATGAGGGTATCCTCCTCGGCCGATCTGAGAACATGCTCGATCGCGTGTCCCTTATGCCACCCGGCGGGTCGGGCCTGCATGACGCCGTCCCCGTAGAACACCTCCAGATGGTTCGACGTATCGAGAGCCCGAACGAGGGTCTCGAAGCAGTGCGTCGCCTCTCGCGCGACGGCCCGTTCCGACGAGGTCGTGTCCAGTCTGAGACTGAACCCGCTGTTCTCGACCGTCACGCCATCCATGTCCCCGAGGCATCTGTGGGCATCCAGCTCCAGATGGTGAAGCAGCCGGTCGACATGCCTGATATCGACCGGGTGCTCCAGCGGCCCGCCGTCCTCCCAGATCTCGAGGCCGCCCTGACCGATCAGCCCGAGTCCCGGGACACCGATAACCTCCCGGAGCTCGTGAACGCTCCGTGAGCTCATCACGTACACCGAGAACGCGTCGGAGCGGCACAACCGCGCCAGCTTGCGCCGGATGTGAGCCGCCGGACGCTCGCGCTGTCCCACGCCGGGCTCCACCAGCGTTCCTCCGTAGTCGAGGAACAGGTGTACACCGAATGCGTCGTTCAGGGCGCGCGCCAGCTTCTCGGCATCCTCGGTCACATGCTTCGGATACGCGAGCCCCTTGACACGGGTGACCATGGCTCTCCCACACGGAGCCGGTCCGCCCGGCGGACCGACAAAGAAAAGGGGCGGAGGGTATGCGGTCGAGCTTACACCCCTCCGCCCCTCGATGAGAAGCGACTACTTCAGGAGGACCATCCGCCGCTTCGCCGAGTGCTCGCCGGCGTCGATGCGGTAGAGGTAGACGCCGCTCGCCACGGAGCGGCCCGCGTCGTCGGTGCCGTCCCACGTGACCGAACGGAGCCCGGCCTC is a window of Candidatus Effluviviaceae Genus V sp. DNA encoding:
- a CDS encoding universal stress protein gives rise to the protein MFSKILIAVDGSHHADAAVEAGIELSKAGDAGVTLCHVSSIPEQYRADLADQIEEALLDEGRKILEHARRVAVEAGAEPETRLVERQHPAEAIVALASEIEADLIVVGVRGKTTDALRSIGSVSQAVAQEAECSVLLVR
- the otsB gene encoding trehalose-phosphatase is translated as MVTRVKGLAYPKHVTEDAEKLARALNDAFGVHLFLDYGGTLVEPGVGQRERPAAHIRRKLARLCRSDAFSVYVMSSRSVHELREVIGVPGLGLIGQGGLEIWEDGGPLEHPVDIRHVDRLLHHLELDAHRCLGDMDGVTVENSGFSLRLDTTSSERAVAREATHCFETLVRALDTSNHLEVFYGDGVMQARPAGWHKGHAIEHVLRSAEEDTLIISMGDDVTDEDAFEAVVSWDGGGEDVTPWYIPQAEEHEEEPPGAFGILVSERPRPSHASLYVRNPHEVYEFLSSLETIAAGAF